TGGTCCCCATCGGGCTTCAGGTCACCGAGGTGCTGGAGCGTCACCGGGGCATGAGCCGCAAGGCGGCCAGGGTCGAGGCGACCGAACTGCTCGATCGGGTCGGCATCCCCGACCCGACGCGCAGGCTCGACGAGTTCCCGCATCAGCTCTCCGGCGGCATGCGGCAGCGCGGACTCATCGCGATCGCGCTGGCCTGCAAGCCGCGGCTGCTGATCGCCGACGAGCCGACCACCGCCCTCGACGTCACCATCCAGGCGCAGATCCTGTCGCTGCTGGCCGAACTGGTCCGCGACACCGGGACCGCGCTGATCATGATCACGCACGACCTGGGCGTCGTCGCGGGCCTCTGCGACGAGGTGAACGTCCTCTACGGCGGCCGGATGGTCGAGCGCGCGGGCAGGCACCGGCTGTTCGCCGAGCCGAGGCATCCCTACACCTCCGGGCTGCTCGCCTCCATCCCTCGGCTGGACTCGTTGAAGGGGGAGCGACTGACCCCCATCGAGGGTTCGATGGCGGACAACCTGCCGTGGCACTCCGCCTGTGCCTTCGCCCCGCGCTGCCCGAATCGGCTGGACGTCTGCGAGCAGGACTCGCCCGCGATGGAGTCCGACGAGGATCGACTGCTGCGCTGCCACAACCCGATCAAGCGGCGGACCGAGAAGCAGGAGGCGGCCCGATGAGCCCTGCCGACACCACCGCCGACACCACCGCCGCCGAGCAGCCGGATGTGCTGGTCTCCGTGGAGGACCTGAAGGTCCACTTCCCGATCAAGCGCGGCATGATCCTGGACCGCACCGTCGGCTATGTCTACGCGGTCGACGGCGTGGACCTGACGATCCGCCGTGGCGAGACCTACGGCCTGGTGGGGGAGTCCGGCTGCGGGAAGTCCACCCTCGGCAGGGCGCTGCTGCGGCTGGTGGACGAGACCACCGGGAGCGTCGTCTTCGACGGCACCGATCTGTCCACGCTCAAGGGCGAGCCGCTTCGGCGGATGCGCAAGCGGATGCAGATGGTGTTCCAGGACCCGCTGTCCTCGCTCGACCC
This genomic stretch from Actinoalloteichus hoggarensis harbors:
- a CDS encoding ABC transporter ATP-binding protein; amino-acid sequence: MALLEVRDLSVTFQRKGEKPFTAVDGISFDVEPGQTVGLVGESGCGKSVTSLAIMGLLPERGTKVGGSVEFEGTDLLRLNSRQMDERRGRDLGMVFQDPLSSLNPVVPIGLQVTEVLERHRGMSRKAARVEATELLDRVGIPDPTRRLDEFPHQLSGGMRQRGLIAIALACKPRLLIADEPTTALDVTIQAQILSLLAELVRDTGTALIMITHDLGVVAGLCDEVNVLYGGRMVERAGRHRLFAEPRHPYTSGLLASIPRLDSLKGERLTPIEGSMADNLPWHSACAFAPRCPNRLDVCEQDSPAMESDEDRLLRCHNPIKRRTEKQEAAR